A section of the Mastomys coucha isolate ucsf_1 unplaced genomic scaffold, UCSF_Mcou_1 pScaffold15, whole genome shotgun sequence genome encodes:
- the LOC116091760 gene encoding olfactory receptor 4F21-like, which produces MDQINETVVFEFVLLGLSSSWKSTIFLMSTFSLLYVSIILGNLFIVFLVITDSHLQSPMYFLLANLSLIDVGLSSTTVPKMISDLLREHKVISFHSCMTQICSIHIMGGVEMVLLIAMAFDRYTFFTPCMFLYVWPFPSSSIDKYLFIVDFAVTPALNPVIYTLRNKDMKEAIKKLSKQRCYIRIF; this is translated from the exons ATGGATCAAATAAATGAAACTGTAGTTTTTGAATTTGTGTTGTTGGGACTCTCCAGTTCTTGGAAAAGTACCATTTTTCTCATGTCCACCTTCTCTTTGCTCTATGTAAGCATCATCCTGGGAAAccttttcattgtctttttgGTAATTACTGACTCCCATTTACAGTCTCCTATGTATTTTCTTCTGGCCAATCTGTCCCTCATTGATGTTGGACTCTCCTCCACCACAGTGCCCAAGATGATCTCAGATCTTCTGAGAGAACACAAAGTCATTTCTTTCCACAGCTGCATGACTCAGATATGCTCCATCCACATTATGGGAGGAGTGGAGATGGTGCTGCTCATAGCCATGGCGTTTGACAGGTACACG TTTTTTACTCCATGCATGTTTCTCTATGTGTGGCCTTTCCCCTCATCATCAATTGACAAATATCTATTCATTGTTGACTTTGCCGTCACCCCTGCCCTTAATCCTGTCATCTATACATTAAGAAACAAAGATATGAAGGAAGCCATAAAAAAGCTGAGCAAACAGAGATGTTACATCAGAATTTTCTGA